A stretch of the Vitis riparia cultivar Riparia Gloire de Montpellier isolate 1030 chromosome 13, EGFV_Vit.rip_1.0, whole genome shotgun sequence genome encodes the following:
- the LOC117928460 gene encoding uncharacterized protein LOC117928460 produces the protein MESIYPGTAEAIPETRSARPHEPHTPMPQAPREESSNSTHFSSKRQRDRRSQLSGAMRARLGPQQPGRPKSPVTTTRGVHHDPTVTPIPQNVLSHRDPLVTPMVQNVPRHQAVRTIGKNPPNEPPIGSNSKRLDDMLSTPFCSHIIHYEPPRGFLVPKFSTYDGCSDPFDHIMHYRQFMTLNIGNDPLLCKVFPASLQGQALSWFHRLPPNSVDNFKDLSEAFVGQYLCSARHKQNISTLQNIKMKDNESLREFVKRFGQAILQVEACSMDVVLQIFKRSICPGTPFFESLAKKPPMTMDDLFRRANKYSMLEDDVRAATQQVLVAGQPSKGNIEGSAKLPDRPRPSDRRQEGPSRPEMPPLKPLSITYEKLLPMIKSMSDFRWPRPLGSDPSRRDHSKKCAYHKEHGHTMETCRSLQYLVERIIKAGHLRQYLRSDARDRDASRGHDSGAPAVPAAPKAVINYINGGSSDEEINSKRKRQKLLREAMVRERVNSIRPEITGGSPHPIDGTITFPPVNPTQILRPHRDTLILSLGIDKFDVRRILVDPGSSADLVQASVVSYIGHNLVGLENPGRILSGFNGASTISLGDIVLPVQAGPITLNVLFSVVQDLSPFNIILGRTWLHCMKAIPSTYHQMVSFLTEGGQINLYGSQLAARQCYQIAREPRTSQENEPLPESTHALDQ, from the coding sequence ATGGAGTCGATTTACCCCGGAACAGCGGAGGCAATCCCTGAAACACGCAGCGCTAGGCCGCATGAGCCACACACACCCATGCCTCAAGCTCCCCGCGAAGAGAGCTCCAATTCCACTCATTTCTCATCAAAGAGACAGCGTGACAGAAGATCCCAGTTATCGGGCGCTATGCGTGCGAGACTAGGACCCCAGCAGCCTGGCAGGCCCAAGTCACCAGTAACCACCACAAGGGGAGTGCACCATGACCCTACGGTCACCCCCATACCACAGAACGTTCTCTCGCACCGTGACCCCTTGGTCACCCCCATGGTGCAGAACGTTCCACGGCACCAAGCGGTACGAACCATTGGGAAAAATCCCCCGAACGAGCCACCCATCGGCTCCAATAGCAAAAggctggatgacatgctctccacgcctttctgCTCTCATATCATTCATTACGAGCCCCCAAGGGGGTTCCTCGTACCAAAGTTCTCCACGTACGATGGGTGCAGTGACCCcttcgaccatatcatgcattatcgacAGTTCATGACCCTCAATATAGGCAACGACCCGCTGCTGTGCAAGGTATTCCCTGCCAGTCTACAAGGACAGGCTCTCTCATGGTTCCATCGCCTACCTCCTAACTCGGTGGATAATTTCAAAGACCTTTCAGAAGCTTTCGTGGGGCAATACCTATGCTCCGCTCGGCATAAACAAAACATCAGCACCttgcaaaatataaaaatgaaggataatGAATCCTTGAGGGAATTTGTGAAACGATTTGGCCAAGCTATCCTACAAGTGGAAGCTTGCAGCATGGACGTTGTCCTACAGATCTTCAAGCGAAGCATCTGTCCAGGCACTCCATTTTTTGAATCACTAGCTAAGAAACCTCCCATGACGATGGACGATTTGTTTCGACGTGCGAACAAATACTCCATGCTTGAGGATGACGTACGGGCAGCCACCCAGCAAGTATTGGTTGCCGGACAGCCGTCCAAAGGGAATATAGAAGGAAGCGCTAAACTTCCGGACAGGCCAAGGCCATCCGATCGAAGGCAAGAAGGGCCAAGCCGCCCGGAAATGCCACCCCTCAAACCACTCTCCATAACTTATGAGAAGCTTCTCCCTATGATCAAAAGCATGTCCGATTTCAGGTGGCCCAGACCCCTCGGGTCGGACCCATCCAGAAGAGATCATAGCAAAAAGTGCGCTTACCACAAGGAGCATGGCCACACAATGGAGACGTGCAGAAGCCTCCAATATTTGGTGGAAAGGATTATAAAGGCGGGACATTTAAGGCAATACCTCCGCTCAGATGCCAGAGATAGAGACGCCTCCCGGGGCCACGACTCTGGAGCCCCCGCGGTTCCAGCCGCCCCCAAAGCCGTCATAAACTACATTAATGGAGGTTCGTCGGATGAAGAGATAAATTCCAAACGAAAGAGGCAAAAATTATTACGAGAAGCAATGGTGCGTGAGCGTGTCAACTCCATCCGACCTGAGATAACCGGAGGAAGCCCTCACCCCATAGATGGGACGATCACTTTTCCACCAGTAAACCCCACACAGATATTACGCCCGCACCGCGACACCCTCATTCTATCCTTAGGGATAGACAAATTTGATGTAAGACGCATCTTAGTTGACCCAGGCAGCTCAGCTGATCTGGTACAAGCATCAGTCGTAAGCTACATAGGACACAATTTAGTAGGTCTCGAAAACCCTGGGAGAATCCTATCCGGATTCAACGGGGCATCAACTATTTCCTTAGGAGATATTGTGCTACCAGTTCAAGCTGGCCCAATCACTCTTAACGTCCTATTTTCAGTGGTACAAGATTTGTCACCCTTCAATATTATCTTGGGGCGCACATGGCTACACTGCATGAAAGCCATCCCCTCCACATATCATCAGATGGTAAGCTTTCTTACTGAGGGTGGGCAAATCAACCTGTACGGCAGCCAGCTAGCTGCTCGCCAATGCTACCAGATAGCAAGAGAACCAAGGACCAGTCAAGAGAATGAACCTCTCCCTGAGTCCACGCACGCACTTGACCAATAA